The following coding sequences lie in one Microbacterium sp. XT11 genomic window:
- the ileS gene encoding isoleucine--tRNA ligase, protein MTYPRTSAFGPAADQAASVAPSPRFPDIEREVLEFWEADQTFRASIENRDGAEEWVFYDGPPFANGLPHYGHLLTGYAKDLFPRFQTMLGKKVDRVFGWDTHGLPAELEAMKQLGLTEKSEIEDMGIGVFNEKAKASVLTYTREWQDYVTRQARWVDFERGYKTLDLGYMESVLWAFKTLYDKGLAYEGYRVLPYCWRDETPLSNHELRMDDDVYQDRQDPSVTVSFPLTGPDAAAKGLDGVRVLAWTTTPWTLPTNMALAVGPEIAYVVVPAGPNGAAEGVDGARYLLARDLLGGYAKDLGYEDAASATEAVERTITGAELGGLAYEPLFDYYADVDTYGTQNAWRVLVDDYVTTSDGTGVVHQAPAYGEDDQRVAEAAGIPTILSLDDGGRFLSNVTDVAGMLWMEANTPIIRLLRGKQRLLREQSYMHSYPHCWRCRNPLIYKAVSSWFIRVTDLKDRLLANNEQITWVPENVKPGQFGKWLEGARDWSISRNRYWGSPIPIWKSDDPEYPRVDAYGSLEELERDFGTLPRNAEGEIDLHRPYIDELTRPNPDDPTGKSTMRRIEDVFDVWFDSGSMPYAQVHYPFENQEWFDTHAPADFIVEYIGQTRGWFYVMHVLSTALFDRPAFTGVSCHGIVLGSDGYKMSKSLRNYPDVSEVFDRDGSDAMRWFLMSSSVLRGGNLSVTEEGIRAGVREFLLPLWNSWYFFATYANAAKEGGYEASWRTDSADVLDRYILARLGDLVREVRADLEGLDSTTAPARLRDFAEILTNWYIRRSRDRFWEGTDTSAFDTLYTVLETLCRVAAPLVPLVSERVWQGLTGGRSVHLQDWPDADAFPAADEIRDAMDAVRELSSVGNALRKKEKLRVRLPLARFTVVSPVAAALGQFEDILREELNVKEVELVELTETTAADYGIDHRLSINARAAGPRLGKDVQKAIQAARTGDWTEVDGVVTAGGIALEPGEYELVLETTGRPEGEALAIVPSGGFVLLDTATTPELEAEGLARDVIRAVQDTRKNAGFDVSDRIRLDLRFSSEEDAAAVELVFDAANVAGETLAVEHAVHRSDAELPVAEHTAVIPAGTYANRDDFTVAVSRIGAAS, encoded by the coding sequence ATGACCTATCCCCGCACCTCCGCCTTCGGCCCCGCCGCAGACCAGGCGGCCTCCGTCGCACCGAGCCCTCGCTTCCCCGACATCGAGCGGGAGGTGCTCGAGTTCTGGGAGGCCGATCAGACCTTCCGTGCTTCGATCGAGAACCGTGACGGCGCGGAGGAGTGGGTCTTCTACGACGGTCCGCCGTTCGCCAACGGGCTGCCGCACTACGGGCATCTGCTCACCGGCTACGCCAAGGACCTGTTCCCGCGCTTCCAGACCATGCTCGGCAAGAAGGTCGACCGTGTCTTCGGCTGGGACACGCACGGCCTGCCTGCAGAGCTCGAGGCGATGAAGCAGCTCGGTCTCACCGAGAAGAGCGAGATCGAAGACATGGGCATCGGGGTCTTCAACGAGAAGGCCAAGGCGTCGGTGCTCACCTACACGCGCGAGTGGCAGGACTACGTCACACGGCAGGCCCGCTGGGTCGACTTCGAGCGCGGATACAAGACGCTCGATCTCGGCTACATGGAGAGCGTGCTCTGGGCGTTCAAGACGCTGTACGACAAGGGGCTCGCCTACGAGGGCTACCGCGTGCTCCCGTACTGCTGGCGCGACGAGACGCCGCTGTCGAACCATGAGCTGCGCATGGACGATGACGTCTACCAGGACAGGCAGGACCCGTCGGTCACCGTCTCCTTCCCGCTGACCGGGCCGGATGCCGCCGCGAAGGGCCTCGACGGAGTGCGGGTGCTCGCATGGACGACGACGCCCTGGACGCTGCCGACGAACATGGCGCTCGCCGTGGGACCGGAGATCGCCTACGTCGTCGTGCCGGCCGGTCCGAACGGCGCGGCCGAGGGCGTCGACGGAGCACGGTACCTCCTGGCGCGCGACCTCCTCGGCGGATACGCGAAGGACCTCGGCTACGAGGACGCCGCCTCCGCGACCGAGGCCGTCGAGCGCACGATCACCGGAGCGGAGCTCGGCGGGCTCGCATACGAGCCGCTGTTCGACTACTACGCCGACGTCGACACCTACGGCACGCAGAACGCGTGGCGCGTGCTCGTCGACGACTACGTGACCACGAGCGACGGCACGGGGGTCGTCCACCAGGCTCCCGCCTATGGTGAGGACGACCAGCGGGTCGCCGAGGCCGCAGGCATCCCCACGATCCTCTCGCTCGACGACGGCGGACGTTTCCTCAGCAACGTCACAGATGTCGCGGGGATGCTGTGGATGGAGGCGAACACGCCGATCATCCGCCTGCTGCGAGGCAAGCAGCGCCTGCTCCGCGAACAGAGCTACATGCACTCCTACCCGCACTGCTGGCGGTGCCGGAACCCCCTCATCTACAAGGCGGTCTCGAGCTGGTTCATCCGCGTCACCGACCTCAAGGACCGCCTGCTCGCGAACAACGAGCAGATCACCTGGGTGCCCGAGAACGTCAAGCCCGGCCAGTTCGGCAAGTGGCTCGAGGGCGCCCGCGACTGGTCGATCAGCCGCAACCGCTACTGGGGCTCGCCGATCCCGATCTGGAAGAGCGACGACCCGGAGTACCCGCGCGTGGACGCCTACGGGTCGCTGGAGGAGCTCGAGCGCGATTTCGGCACGCTGCCGCGCAACGCCGAGGGCGAGATCGACCTGCACCGCCCGTACATCGACGAGCTCACCCGGCCGAACCCCGACGACCCCACAGGGAAGTCCACGATGCGACGCATCGAGGACGTCTTCGACGTGTGGTTCGACTCCGGATCGATGCCCTACGCGCAGGTGCACTACCCGTTCGAGAACCAGGAGTGGTTCGACACGCATGCGCCTGCGGACTTCATCGTCGAGTACATCGGACAGACGCGCGGCTGGTTCTACGTCATGCACGTGCTGTCGACCGCCCTGTTCGACCGTCCCGCGTTCACGGGTGTGAGCTGCCACGGCATCGTGCTGGGCAGCGACGGCTACAAGATGTCGAAGTCGCTGCGCAACTACCCTGATGTCAGCGAGGTCTTCGACCGCGACGGCTCCGACGCGATGCGCTGGTTCCTCATGTCGAGCTCCGTGCTGCGCGGCGGCAACCTCAGCGTCACGGAGGAGGGCATCCGCGCGGGCGTGCGGGAGTTCCTGCTGCCGCTGTGGAACTCGTGGTACTTCTTCGCCACCTACGCCAACGCGGCGAAGGAAGGCGGCTACGAGGCCTCGTGGCGCACCGACTCCGCCGATGTGCTCGACCGGTACATCCTCGCGCGGCTCGGCGACCTCGTCCGCGAGGTCCGCGCCGACCTCGAGGGCCTGGACTCGACCACGGCACCCGCCCGCCTGCGGGACTTCGCCGAGATCCTCACGAACTGGTACATCCGCCGTTCGCGCGACCGGTTCTGGGAGGGCACCGACACCTCGGCGTTCGACACGCTCTACACGGTGCTCGAGACGCTGTGCCGCGTGGCGGCGCCGCTGGTGCCGCTCGTGAGCGAGCGCGTCTGGCAGGGGCTCACCGGCGGCCGGAGCGTGCACCTGCAGGATTGGCCGGACGCCGACGCCTTCCCGGCGGCGGACGAGATCCGCGATGCGATGGACGCCGTGCGCGAGCTGTCGAGCGTCGGCAACGCGCTGCGCAAGAAGGAGAAGCTGCGCGTGCGGCTCCCGCTCGCGCGGTTCACGGTGGTCTCGCCCGTGGCGGCCGCGCTGGGCCAGTTCGAGGACATCCTCCGCGAGGAGCTCAACGTCAAGGAGGTCGAGCTCGTCGAGCTCACCGAGACCACCGCGGCGGACTACGGCATCGACCATCGTCTCAGCATCAACGCGCGCGCGGCAGGGCCGCGCCTCGGCAAGGACGTGCAGAAGGCCATCCAGGCGGCCCGCACAGGGGACTGGACCGAGGTCGACGGGGTCGTGACCGCTGGGGGGATCGCCCTCGAGCCCGGAGAGTACGAGCTGGTGCTCGAGACCACGGGCCGTCCAGAGGGTGAGGCGCTCGCGATCGTGCCCAGTGGCGGCTTCGTGCTGCTCGACACGGCAACGACCCCCGAGCTCGAGGCCGAGGGGCTGGCCCGAGACGTCATCCGGGCCGTGCAGGACACTCGCAAGAACGCCGGCTTCGACGTCAGCGACCGCATCCGCCTCGACCTGCGGTTCTCGAGCGAGGAGGACGCGGCTGCCGTGGAGCTGGTGTTCGACGCAGCGAACGTGGCAGGGGAGACCCTCGCCGTCGAGCACGCCGTGCATCGCAGCGATGCCGAGCTTCCGGTTGCCGAGCACACGGCGGTGATCCCTGCGGGAACGTACGCCAACCGAGACGATTTCACGGTCGCGGTCAGCAGGATCGGAGCAGCATCATGA
- a CDS encoding ATP-binding cassette domain-containing protein gives MSTALEVQGLRVAFGARTVVDDVSFTVEPGECVAIVGESGAGKSLTARALLGLTPQGATVRAEKLMIDGASAESLSERGWRGLRGARVGLVSQDALVSLDPLQRIGTEVAEPLRLHGLPAGADQVHALLRRVWMPEPERRARQYPHQLSGGLRQRALIASAIAAGPAVLIADEPTTALDATVQARILRLLREIADRGTAVVFISHDFAAVRRLADRVVVMRDGRIVESGPVGEVLAAPAHEYTRQLIAATIHEPRAPSAGVPEILLTARGLTKRFAETTAVVSADLTLGAGRTLGIVGESGSGKTTLARMIVGVERPDEGELSWSGRPRVQLVHQNPLGAFDPRWTIGRSLREALAAGGVPRASRADRVDALLDEVGLDHDTARRRPRALSGGQRQRAAIARALAADPQVLVLDEPVSALDPSVRERVLALLRRLQRDRGLTMVFVSHDLDVVGAVSDDVLVMQEGAVVESGPVARVFAEPRHPFTRELLAASVSP, from the coding sequence ATGAGCACCGCTCTCGAGGTGCAGGGGCTGCGGGTCGCGTTCGGCGCCCGCACGGTCGTCGACGACGTGTCGTTCACCGTGGAACCGGGCGAGTGCGTCGCGATCGTGGGCGAGTCGGGAGCGGGCAAGTCGCTCACAGCCCGCGCGCTCCTCGGTCTCACGCCGCAGGGGGCCACGGTGCGTGCCGAGAAGCTCATGATCGACGGCGCGAGCGCGGAGTCGCTGTCGGAGCGCGGGTGGCGCGGGCTGCGAGGCGCCCGAGTCGGGCTGGTCTCGCAGGATGCGCTCGTGTCTCTCGACCCCTTGCAGCGCATCGGCACGGAGGTGGCAGAACCGTTGCGGTTGCATGGGCTCCCGGCGGGCGCCGATCAGGTGCACGCGCTGCTGCGGCGGGTGTGGATGCCCGAACCCGAGCGCCGTGCGCGCCAGTACCCGCATCAGCTGTCGGGCGGGCTCAGGCAGCGGGCGTTGATCGCCTCGGCGATCGCCGCCGGGCCGGCCGTGCTCATCGCCGACGAGCCGACGACTGCACTGGATGCGACAGTGCAGGCGCGCATCCTCCGCCTGCTGCGCGAGATCGCAGACAGGGGGACCGCGGTCGTCTTCATCAGCCACGACTTCGCCGCCGTGCGCAGACTGGCAGACCGCGTGGTGGTCATGCGCGACGGCCGTATCGTCGAATCCGGCCCCGTCGGCGAGGTGCTCGCCGCTCCTGCGCACGAGTACACGAGGCAGCTGATCGCCGCGACCATCCACGAGCCTCGCGCCCCCTCTGCCGGTGTGCCCGAGATCCTGCTGACGGCGAGGGGCCTGACGAAGCGCTTCGCGGAGACGACCGCCGTCGTCTCCGCCGACCTCACGCTCGGCGCCGGCCGCACCCTCGGGATCGTCGGGGAGTCGGGCTCGGGCAAGACGACGCTCGCCCGCATGATCGTCGGAGTGGAGCGGCCGGACGAGGGCGAGCTCAGCTGGAGCGGCCGGCCCCGTGTGCAGCTCGTGCACCAGAACCCCCTCGGCGCCTTCGATCCGCGCTGGACCATCGGACGGTCTCTCCGCGAGGCGCTCGCGGCGGGCGGCGTGCCGCGAGCGTCTCGCGCCGACCGCGTCGACGCGCTGCTGGACGAGGTCGGACTCGACCACGACACGGCCCGCCGGCGGCCCCGCGCCCTCTCCGGAGGGCAGCGTCAGCGCGCCGCGATAGCTCGCGCCTTGGCGGCTGACCCTCAGGTGCTCGTGCTCGACGAGCCCGTCTCGGCCCTCGACCCCTCCGTGCGCGAGCGCGTGCTCGCGCTGCTTCGGCGTCTGCAGCGCGACCGCGGCCTCACGATGGTGTTCGTGTCGCATGACCTCGACGTCGTCGGCGCGGTCTCCGACGACGTGCTGGTCATGCAGGAAGGCGCCGTCGTCGAGAGCGGGCCGGTCGCGCGAGTCTTCGCGGAGCCGCGGCACCCCTTCACGCGGGAACTCCTCGCAGCGAGCGTCAGTCCGTGA
- a CDS encoding ABC transporter permease, whose product MRRAQSVLLWLSVAVLAIVVVVAVAPGLFATHDPLQTDVRAALRPPSAAHLFGTDQSGRDVFSRVVHGAGRSLGIGVLATGIALVAGLLIGALAGIAPRAVDLTLMRVNDVLMAFPEFLVALVVVAVLGPGPANIAIAVTLAATPVYVRLARVQTRSLVIAEHVEAARILGVPAVPAFVRHVVPGVLGSLSVLATIGIGSSILAAAGLSFLGLGPTEPTPEWGLMLAGGRNVLGQAWWVAVFPGLAITVTVVAATVVGRLLRARADEGRA is encoded by the coding sequence ATGAGACGCGCACAGAGCGTTCTCCTGTGGCTGTCGGTCGCGGTGCTCGCGATCGTCGTGGTGGTGGCCGTCGCGCCGGGGCTGTTCGCCACGCACGACCCCCTGCAGACCGACGTCCGCGCAGCACTGCGACCGCCCAGTGCTGCGCACCTCTTCGGCACCGATCAGAGCGGGCGCGACGTGTTCTCCCGGGTCGTCCACGGCGCCGGCCGCTCCCTCGGCATCGGCGTGCTCGCGACCGGCATCGCCCTCGTCGCCGGCCTGCTCATCGGCGCGCTCGCCGGCATCGCCCCCCGCGCCGTCGACCTCACCCTCATGCGCGTCAACGACGTGCTCATGGCCTTCCCGGAGTTCCTCGTGGCACTCGTCGTGGTCGCGGTGCTCGGCCCGGGGCCGGCGAACATCGCGATCGCGGTGACGCTCGCCGCGACTCCGGTGTACGTGCGCCTCGCACGGGTGCAGACCCGCTCACTCGTCATCGCAGAACACGTCGAAGCCGCCCGCATCCTCGGCGTCCCCGCCGTCCCCGCGTTCGTGCGGCACGTCGTGCCCGGCGTGCTGGGGTCGCTCAGCGTGCTGGCCACCATCGGCATCGGCTCGAGCATCCTCGCCGCGGCGGGGCTCAGCTTCCTCGGGCTCGGACCGACGGAGCCCACCCCCGAATGGGGGCTCATGCTCGCGGGGGGACGCAACGTGCTGGGACAGGCATGGTGGGTGGCGGTGTTCCCCGGACTCGCGATCACGGTAACGGTCGTCGCTGCCACCGTCGTCGGGCGGCTGCTCCGAGCGCGCGCAGACGAGGGGCGGGCATGA
- a CDS encoding ABC transporter permease codes for MRAVLGRIGGLAASVVVVLWGTATLVFLAFRVIPGDPVSVMLGPQAQVGEDVKDAIRAELGLDRPPFEQYVTFIAQLARGDLGESYQLRMPVADVIGRQLGATLQLSVLALAIAVVLALAVAVFVRDRAGRAVAAAVELVVLSSPVFWIGLVLLSVFAFGLGWFPVSGARNPATLVLPALTLALPVAALLSQVLRDGLVQAERMPFAETVRARGAGPTWFVLRHGLRHGAAEAVTLAAYLTGSVLGGAVLVETVFARPGLGRVTLAAISDRDLPVITGVILLSAVVFVVINVVVELLHPLIDPRLRRAGAALR; via the coding sequence GTGAGAGCGGTGCTCGGCCGGATCGGCGGGCTCGCCGCATCCGTCGTCGTCGTGCTGTGGGGCACGGCGACCCTGGTCTTCCTCGCATTCCGGGTCATACCCGGGGACCCGGTCTCGGTGATGCTCGGTCCGCAAGCACAGGTGGGCGAAGACGTCAAAGACGCGATCAGGGCAGAACTCGGGCTCGATCGGCCCCCGTTCGAGCAGTACGTCACGTTCATCGCGCAACTCGCCCGCGGAGATCTGGGCGAGTCGTATCAGCTGCGGATGCCGGTCGCCGACGTGATCGGACGACAGCTGGGCGCGACTCTGCAGTTGTCCGTGCTCGCACTGGCCATCGCCGTGGTGCTGGCGCTCGCCGTGGCCGTGTTCGTGCGCGACCGCGCGGGCCGCGCCGTCGCGGCCGCCGTCGAACTCGTGGTGCTCTCGTCTCCCGTCTTCTGGATCGGACTCGTGCTGCTCAGCGTGTTCGCGTTCGGCCTGGGGTGGTTCCCGGTATCGGGGGCGCGGAACCCCGCCACCCTCGTGCTCCCGGCGCTCACCCTCGCGCTTCCGGTCGCCGCGCTCCTCAGCCAGGTCCTGCGCGACGGGCTCGTGCAGGCCGAACGTATGCCGTTCGCCGAGACGGTCAGAGCGCGGGGAGCCGGACCGACCTGGTTCGTCCTCCGGCACGGCCTGCGCCACGGCGCCGCGGAGGCCGTCACCTTGGCCGCCTACCTCACCGGGTCGGTGCTCGGGGGAGCGGTTCTCGTCGAGACGGTGTTCGCCCGGCCCGGCCTCGGCCGGGTGACCCTCGCCGCGATCAGCGACCGTGACCTTCCGGTCATCACCGGCGTCATCCTGCTCAGCGCCGTCGTGTTCGTCGTGATCAACGTCGTCGTGGAGCTGCTGCATCCGCTCATCGATCCGCGGCTGCGACGAGCCGGGGCGGCGCTGCGATGA
- a CDS encoding ABC transporter substrate-binding protein has protein sequence MPARAARRLVPFAAVAASAALALSACAPASGGDASSELVWSIEGANLSAGHMDPQVSQLDVSGMVQRAVLDSLVFQEEDGSFTPWLATKWEVSPDSTEYTFTLRDDVTFTDGEKFDAAAVKANFDRIVDPKTKSAQAASMLGADFYDGTEVIDEHTVKVSFTQPYAPFLQAASTPQLGFYSPKVLKESAGQLKAGGPGVTVGTGPFELTEYTPDQELVYTRNDDYAWGPHGEKAPKFETLRVEIQPEASVRAGVVTSGEADLASNMPPNLVGELGDGVTVDSIEYPGLPYSLYLNEKYGVFADEKVRQAFARGIDIDAAVEEIFFGQFPRAWSILGSTTPGYDAALEGTWPYDPDEANRLLDEAGWTQRDDDGIRMKDGARLSVRWIAWTPVPGDRTALANAIQSDLKKVGIDVVREVLDPGAYNEQYEPKTFDLTDWGFSGVDPDLLRSHLHTDGFQNASQVSDPSMDALLEEAVASSDAEARNELYTQVQEWNAQHVAIVPLYSPSAITAVGDRVSGLQYDLYGRPLFYDVSVG, from the coding sequence ATGCCTGCACGCGCTGCGCGTCGCCTTGTTCCCTTCGCCGCCGTCGCGGCGTCCGCCGCTCTCGCCCTCAGCGCCTGCGCGCCCGCCTCGGGAGGTGACGCGTCCAGCGAGCTCGTGTGGTCGATCGAAGGCGCGAACCTGTCCGCCGGCCACATGGATCCGCAGGTCAGCCAGCTCGACGTGTCCGGTATGGTGCAGCGCGCCGTGCTCGATTCGCTGGTCTTCCAGGAGGAGGACGGCTCGTTCACCCCTTGGCTGGCGACGAAATGGGAGGTGTCGCCCGACAGCACCGAGTACACCTTCACCCTTCGCGACGACGTGACGTTCACGGACGGAGAGAAGTTCGACGCCGCCGCTGTGAAGGCGAACTTCGACCGCATCGTCGACCCGAAGACGAAGTCCGCCCAGGCGGCGAGCATGCTCGGAGCCGACTTCTACGACGGCACCGAGGTGATCGACGAGCACACCGTGAAGGTCAGCTTCACCCAGCCCTACGCGCCGTTCCTGCAGGCGGCGAGCACGCCCCAGCTCGGCTTCTACTCGCCCAAGGTCCTCAAGGAGTCCGCCGGCCAGCTCAAGGCCGGGGGGCCCGGGGTGACGGTCGGCACCGGGCCCTTCGAGCTGACCGAATACACGCCCGACCAGGAGCTCGTGTACACGCGCAACGACGACTACGCGTGGGGCCCGCACGGTGAGAAGGCGCCGAAGTTCGAGACGCTGCGGGTGGAGATCCAGCCCGAGGCATCCGTCCGTGCCGGCGTCGTCACCAGCGGCGAGGCCGACCTCGCGAGCAACATGCCCCCCAACCTCGTCGGCGAGCTGGGCGACGGCGTGACGGTCGACTCCATCGAGTACCCCGGGCTGCCCTACTCGCTCTACCTCAATGAGAAGTACGGCGTATTCGCCGACGAGAAGGTGCGTCAGGCATTCGCGCGAGGTATCGACATCGACGCCGCCGTAGAGGAGATCTTCTTCGGCCAGTTCCCCCGCGCCTGGAGCATCCTGGGGTCCACGACGCCGGGATATGACGCCGCTCTCGAGGGCACGTGGCCGTATGACCCGGACGAGGCGAACCGCCTCCTCGATGAGGCCGGCTGGACGCAGCGCGACGATGACGGCATCCGTATGAAGGACGGCGCCCGCCTGTCGGTGCGCTGGATCGCGTGGACACCCGTTCCGGGCGACCGTACCGCGCTGGCGAACGCGATCCAGTCCGACCTGAAGAAGGTGGGCATCGACGTCGTGCGCGAGGTCCTCGACCCGGGTGCCTACAACGAGCAGTACGAGCCCAAGACGTTCGACCTCACCGACTGGGGCTTCTCCGGCGTCGACCCGGATCTGCTGCGCAGCCACCTCCACACCGACGGATTCCAGAACGCGTCCCAGGTGTCCGACCCGTCGATGGACGCGCTCCTGGAGGAAGCGGTCGCCAGCAGCGACGCCGAGGCACGCAACGAGCTGTACACACAGGTGCAGGAGTGGAACGCGCAGCACGTGGCGATCGTGCCGCTGTACAGCCCGTCGGCCATCACGGCCGTCGGCGACCGGGTGAGCGGACTGCAGTACGACCTCTACGGTCGGCCGCTGTTCTACGATGTGAGCGTCGGCTGA
- the valS gene encoding valine--tRNA ligase: MSVIPDKPALEGLEAKWNDAWAEQGTYLFDRIRAAQAGREGVYSIDTPPPTASGSLHIGHVFSYTHTDIKARFERMRGKTVFYPMGWDDNGLPTERRVQNYYGVRCDPSLPYDPDFTPPFEGGDNKSSRAADQVPISRRNFIELCEKLTVEDEKHFEALFRQLGLSVDWTQTYRTISDETIRQSQLAFLRNLERGEAYQALAPTLWDIDFRSAIAQAELEDREQQASYHTIDFPFADGSGAITIETTRPELLPACIAIVTHPEGPHKHLIGTKVKTPFFGAEIEIHGHHLALADKGTGAAMVCTFGDVTDIVWWRELRTTDGAELPNMTTIGLDGRFLPNAPASVRNPEAISWYEANLAGKTVFSARKAIVEKLQETGDMTAVGKPFNHAVKFFEKGDRPLEIVSTRQWYIRNGARDAGLRDQLLAHGSELTWHPDFMRVRYENWVGGLTGDWLVSRQRFFGVPIPLWYALDENGERDYDRVLTPDLSSLPIDPTTDVPPGYTEEQRGVPGGFDAEADILDTWATSSLTPQLAGGWQRDEELWDLVAPFDLRPQGQDIIRTWLFSTMLRSTLEDGRSPWRNAAISGFIVDPDRKKMSKSKGNVVTPADILDAHGSDAVRYWSASSRLGMDAAFDPQNPTQVKIGRRLAIKVLNAAKFVLSFPVPEGAEITHALDASMLAALDSVITEATKAFENYDQAKALEVTEAFFWTFCDDYLELVKERAYNQADVGQASAALALRLALSTLLRLLAPILSFATEEAWSWFEEGSVHTATWPAPLGIEGDPAVLAAASAALIGIRRAKTEAKASQKTPVSRAAIAAPSDTIEALRAAADDLRAVGRIAELELTEAEELAVTAIELAPAEGA, from the coding sequence ATGTCCGTGATACCCGACAAGCCCGCGCTCGAAGGTCTCGAAGCGAAGTGGAACGACGCCTGGGCCGAACAGGGCACCTACCTGTTCGACCGCATCCGGGCAGCCCAGGCCGGCCGTGAGGGCGTGTATTCGATCGACACTCCGCCGCCGACGGCATCCGGATCCCTGCACATCGGCCACGTGTTCTCGTACACGCACACCGACATCAAGGCGCGCTTCGAGCGCATGCGCGGCAAGACCGTGTTCTACCCGATGGGCTGGGACGACAACGGCCTACCGACCGAGCGCCGCGTACAGAACTACTACGGGGTGCGCTGCGATCCGTCGCTCCCCTACGACCCCGACTTCACCCCGCCGTTCGAGGGCGGAGACAACAAGTCGTCGCGCGCGGCCGACCAGGTGCCGATCAGCCGCCGCAACTTCATCGAGCTGTGCGAGAAGCTCACCGTCGAAGACGAGAAGCACTTCGAAGCCCTCTTCCGCCAGCTCGGCCTGAGCGTGGACTGGACCCAGACGTACCGGACGATCTCCGACGAGACCATCCGGCAGAGCCAGCTGGCGTTCCTGCGCAACCTCGAGCGCGGCGAGGCCTACCAGGCGCTGGCGCCGACACTGTGGGACATCGACTTCCGGTCGGCGATCGCACAGGCGGAGCTCGAGGACCGCGAGCAGCAGGCCTCGTACCACACGATCGACTTCCCCTTCGCGGACGGCTCGGGCGCGATCACGATCGAGACCACCCGTCCCGAGCTGCTCCCCGCCTGCATCGCGATCGTGACGCACCCGGAGGGTCCGCACAAGCACCTCATCGGCACGAAGGTGAAGACGCCCTTCTTCGGCGCCGAGATCGAGATCCACGGACACCACCTCGCGCTCGCCGACAAGGGCACGGGCGCCGCCATGGTCTGCACCTTCGGAGACGTGACCGACATCGTGTGGTGGCGCGAGCTGCGCACGACCGACGGCGCCGAGCTTCCCAACATGACCACGATCGGGCTCGACGGCCGCTTCCTGCCGAACGCCCCCGCCTCGGTGCGCAACCCCGAGGCGATCTCATGGTACGAGGCGAACCTCGCGGGCAAGACGGTGTTCTCGGCGCGCAAGGCGATCGTCGAGAAGTTGCAGGAGACCGGCGACATGACCGCCGTCGGCAAGCCGTTCAATCACGCGGTGAAGTTCTTCGAGAAGGGCGACCGGCCGCTGGAGATCGTGTCGACGCGTCAGTGGTACATCCGCAACGGCGCGCGTGATGCCGGGCTGCGCGACCAGCTCCTCGCGCACGGCAGCGAGCTGACCTGGCACCCCGATTTCATGCGCGTGCGCTACGAGAACTGGGTCGGCGGGCTCACCGGTGACTGGCTGGTGTCGCGGCAGAGGTTCTTCGGCGTGCCGATCCCGCTCTGGTACGCCCTCGACGAGAACGGGGAGCGCGACTACGACCGCGTCCTCACGCCCGACCTCTCGTCCCTGCCGATCGATCCGACGACCGACGTTCCGCCGGGCTACACCGAGGAGCAGCGCGGCGTGCCGGGAGGGTTCGACGCCGAGGCCGACATCCTCGACACCTGGGCGACGTCGTCGCTCACCCCTCAGCTGGCCGGCGGCTGGCAGCGTGACGAGGAGCTGTGGGACCTGGTGGCCCCCTTCGACCTGCGTCCGCAGGGCCAGGACATCATCCGGACCTGGCTGTTCTCGACCATGCTGCGCTCGACACTCGAAGACGGGCGCTCGCCGTGGCGCAACGCGGCGATCAGCGGCTTCATCGTCGACCCCGACCGCAAGAAGATGTCCAAGTCCAAGGGCAACGTGGTGACCCCGGCAGACATCCTCGACGCCCACGGGTCGGATGCCGTGCGCTACTGGTCCGCGTCAAGCCGTCTCGGCATGGACGCCGCCTTCGACCCGCAGAACCCGACGCAGGTGAAGATCGGGCGCCGCCTGGCGATCAAGGTCCTCAACGCGGCGAAGTTCGTGCTGTCCTTCCCGGTGCCGGAGGGCGCCGAGATCACCCACGCGCTCGACGCCTCGATGCTGGCCGCCCTCGACTCCGTGATCACCGAGGCGACGAAGGCGTTCGAGAACTACGACCAGGCGAAGGCACTCGAGGTCACGGAGGCGTTCTTCTGGACGTTCTGCGACGACTACCTCGAGCTGGTGAAGGAACGCGCCTACAACCAGGCCGACGTGGGGCAGGCGTCCGCTGCCCTCGCGCTGCGCCTCGCGCTGTCGACGCTGCTCCGTCTGCTCGCGCCGATCCTGTCGTTCGCGACGGAGGAGGCGTGGTCGTGGTTCGAGGAGGGTTCCGTGCACACGGCGACCTGGCCCGCCCCGCTCGGCATCGAGGGCGACCCGGCCGTGCTCGCCGCCGCGAGCGCCGCTCTGATCGGCATCCGTCGCGCGAAGACCGAGGCGAAGGCGTCGCAGAAGACTCCGGTCTCGCGCGCTGCGATCGCAGCACCGTCCGACACGATCGAAGCCCTCCGGGCAGCGGCCGACGACCTCCGTGCCGTCGGCCGCATCGCGGAGCTCGAACTCACCGAGGCGGAAGAGCTCGCCGTCACCGCGATCGAGCTCGCTCCAGCAGAGGGGGCATGA